The genomic region CAATTCTTACGAAAGCTTGAGAATTCTTCGCTATTTAGAATCTACATGTTATGTAGATCAAGATATCAATTGAGATAAATTGAGATAAATATTTTCCTgacagtaggtaactaggtaactACATTACAAAGTAACAAAATACAACaaaccgttttttttaaattttttattaatatattttaaactacaACGTAtgcttacattttaattttttaatcttacaaataatattacctagtgtctagtatctagattctagatgatAAACGATGATACTAGTagctaaaaaataattttcgtcGATTACGATTCACAACGCTTATTCTTGTAGTACATTGCGGCTTTATACATAAGGCACCTAAAACAACTCCCAATGCTATGATATCACATGATATAAATGTTAATTATCATAAAAAGTCAAGATAACATATTTAACAACAAAATTATcgataaattcaaaaataaagtattGGCCTTCTTTCTTCATCATTTTATGCTACCAACAAGCTTTTAGGGAGAATCTCCAAATATATTTAATCTCTTATCCGCAAAGGACTAGGATGAAAAATATCGTCGAACGGATAAATAGCATCGTACGAATTATTGACATCCATATAAAGGTGAAAAAGTTTAAGTACTCGTGCCACATAGCGAATTCGCGAGTACAGAATGCTTGATATAGGTAGTGAAGTATCTGTCTCTATGAATAAACTGTACAGATTCGTACAGTTTTTCAATAATGATAATACATTTGAAGCTTTGATATCAATGTAATCGAGTGCTCTCACAAAATcacaaatgtaaatattttccAAACTTTGACATTTGcttaaggggacggtatattccaggtataatttcaaatctagagatggcgatacacattgtatcggcatctctcttagacgcccctgaaccggttgcgcatcgccacagtgtagattattattttcacatcgctcctgcatttaatcattacgtcaccccacttcagtgtttacgatggagtaaaaagtcaagttatgtataagtttaaaattcaaagttatagtgataaaaaatatttattatgaaataattaaaaatttatttaaaaaaattaatctgtaggtatcatcagaatcgattacattcgacttcgctgggttactttattgtaatatataacattgcgtatctataaaaaatatgtgtacaagttaaatattgttttatatactactagaggatccctgcggcttcgcctgcgttgatttcggtttttttgaatcccgtaggaactcttcatttttccgggataaaaagtagcctatgtccttctccgggatgtatcccaagtctgtaccaaatttcattaaaatcggttcagtggttgggccgtgaaaacgtagcagacagacagacacactttcgcatttataatattagtatggattttaatgcacactgttgccaagttactatcattagttagtaaacagtcactgataaaaaaaaacaacaatattataatgtacttttattgttttgtcaacaacgagaaataatgaatgagatctatttacaatcatgctaataggtgtctttttcaacctgtatgcttattatagtaggagatttaacatttcaccaactttcatagaatgagatcacacacacacagtaacattaaattaaaatgggcctaaacaaccttgacttaaggtcctaaattcaattacaccgattttaatttctggttctgtctgactggctatacatgaatggattaatttgagctataaaacaaggcggttaaggtctattttacgttaacgttctcattataaacccctacctgccagttttggtcattactgtggtgaccattacatttggccttgaaagaagatacttcacatggataaaagattatagcatggacaagtccaagtttctgaaattttcacttattgataatgataatactgtcattcctaattacttacatttataggtaaatcttatattttctatatcttattgctattatagatgctgagattatagaaattacactcaactgaaattcaatgaaaatatagttagcacggacattacacaagtaactatttattgcatttcactaattaccgagatcgtaaaatcctatttttttcatattatcaaaacgtttacagtaaaaaaatatcacacgcgctaggcgtgcaaaaacacctgaaagagattatatgcacctgcagccataacaggataacattaaaatatatttcgtgttgtataaaaagctgttttgtttataatccttgtttttgtttattcaatatggttacagtcaaaccggcccgctcggagctaatagccataaaagttaactaattaggtgaaatattccaaaaaagcataagtaggtatgtacacattcaatacgctaacttaactgtttacgttaaggttcaaagtcaaagcgctggagaaatgtttttatatgatactgaacaaagtcaagacagagattaaaatattttatagcttttttgttatattcagattcgggccattgattcaaattttaaatttgtagtaattattttctctaattcagaagctgagctctttttctggatgcctatcattaggcatccagaaaaagaggtcattaccttttcgctaaaagacaattttacgttgactgacatgaaagcaaagtgcctagtaagccaatagacaattcagctagatgacatcaaagcagattacccagtcagcagagagtcaacttagctgtacgccataaaaacagaatgcacaagtagcaaaacgtctggaattgtgaatagtttgtatgattagaacacctcattagccagacgtcaaattacatagttggatgacataaacgctgaatgagatagtatctaaaacgtctggaaaagtaaatagtctaaatagtctgttgcttgctccctttttaatttttaaccaacttccaaaaagaaggtggttctcaattcagcctgtttttttaccccattgcggcaaagcctaaaggaagagttatgattttagcagtctgtatatgtatgtgtgtgtgtttgtatccagattctgtgtgttccaccgtagcgccgaaactactgggctgattttgatgaatgaggtgtaaatccgggtaacataggctacattttatacgaaaaaaattgacctaacggatgtaatatgaaaaaagtgggggtgaaaaggtactaccactaactaacaattgtgccaggactggtcctgatggcattttgaagtttgaaaaggtgcagttggttctctatataacgtagacccgcactaagacaggattttgagaaatttgatctgtaaattgaccaaattatcatacaacaatactacttctcacgaacctataaaagctacgaacaaacgatttcagtagttacattttattactgttcttacctttcgattcaaaacaagaaaaattgatacactgatttggcattccaaaacgaagcaactctcgtcctaataacaatttaatgtatactttaagaataactgcataaggtaagttttacaacgaatattttaacatcgatattttaatgttagtatacgtgagtgagaacacaaaagccacaaagatcctttgtattgacaaaggcaaacacaataggatctttcatttcttgtaaattgaactagttttatgagaaaaagtattaagtacgtatgaaattttgttttgcacattttcaacttttaagctgtgacaataaggtctaagttgaaggaatatttaatagtatgattatttttttgatctataaaacatttatgacactgcaatttttagtcaaacttattattgactacttagtgacgtatatacataaaaaaaccagccaagtgcgagtcagactcgcgcaccaagtttccgtatccgtactcaggtatttttccgacattttgcaagataaatcaaaaactattatgcttaaaaataaattaaaatcagttttagaatgttcaggtaaaacccttttatatgataccccacttggtatagtttgaaaattgaaacacattgttttttaatgaacccataaattcatggttttcgccaaatttcatgattctaggtcaacgggaagtaccctataggttttcctgacagacacaacacacacggacaaaacagactgacaggcggacagatagacagacatgcagttagatagacggacaaacagacagcaaattgatcctataagcgttccgcttttctttttgaggtacggaaccctaataaatgatatcattgcatagcaagtgaagaaactaaaaattataacaccttagataaacatctcggacttgaaagtggatgtcattttcataataatcatgatcatcatcatcatcattatgagcccgtggatgtccactgttggacatgggccttccctaaagagcgccagccgctttatatcatcagtccatcgtgctggaggacgtcctacactacgcttgcttatacgcggtctcctctcatcctattttcataataattagtactttcccctaaaaacctttaaattgatatcaataaagttttttttccatcttatcttctaatacttatgcattttacaagtttggtttttgatctttgagctaccgggatagagcactcagattaattaatttttattttcaaattgtaagtcctggtctataatgacctaatattagcttcactacactgcaatgtactgtttactgcattctttttaaaataattacttttttaatgtaataaatgcacaatataaacttatcttaaaatctagaaaaatcctaaataaaaatactttataacatagtactgaatttactactctatggcattctgtacaattacagtatgacaaaatgcttatgaaacccgaaacaggtcctgccgcgctgaggcgacgggtatgactgacaagataacgtaattacggcccataagactcaacaatagggtcgaaaattctttgtactcgctctgtacgcgatttgaacagaataagcgaggaagcgtgaaatcaaataatttagaatataatttgaaatatagcacttactgtgaaatgatcggaccgaattatttatttgattgttttacacctatggtgaaagttacgtctttaagagctttgtcattaaagagaaaaacccaaaagtctaaggttttagaccaaacttctgattttttttctatcgaggaaagtttgtccaatcatgttttaatcggaccaaatccaaggggatataatgaaaaatattatatattaatttcaaatttttcgatccatgcgttcctaacttaattccattttagtaaactttagtatcgacgaaaacggagaccgccgcgttaaaGCTTCAAATAAAGCATTATAATCCGCACAATTTATAGttaattttaggttttttaaaccaCTGGCGTGTTCCATAGCCTTTGATAAAGGTGTCATATAATCAAGGGAACTGTTTGttggattataataattataaatatctaATGTAACAATTCTTTTGCAATTGCTAAATAGGAGTAAAATGGAATCTTCTCCGAAATATAAATTGCTTATTCTTAGAAAAGTTATATTTCTTATTCTATCCCACTCATCGAATTTAATGAGAGTTGGAATTGTCATTTTATCAGTACAAGTAACTTTTTTTGCATTATATTTCACAATCTTCTCAAAACTATTAGATTCATCTAAGCAATACCAGTTTGtagatacatttattttatctcttcgtAATATATTATGCATGCAGATGTACATCGGGAAGCAGTCTTTATAGTCTTCTAGAAtgcttttaaataatttctcatCAAATGTAGTGGTGCTTTTATTCCAAGCATGAAAAATCGCATTTTCTTGTATTACGCTACTTGGCAGAATATTTTTCACTTTCACTGTTAAAATCGAATTATTAGGGAAAAGATGTTTGAATATAGGGGAAACATATATCACAATCTTCTTGGAGTATGTCATACAAATATACTCTACTTTCTCAAAATCTATTTGTAACTGTTGTTTAAGAGCGGCATGACAATTGTAAAATGAGTATCGGAGTCTCGAAAAGTTAATGTTCGTTAATTTTTCTGGGTAATATTCTCCTtccaaataatatttatgtgcATCCATAACGTCTACTTTTAAATATTCTATACGGGGAAGTTCATTCAGAAACAGCAGTGGAAAAAACGAGCTcataaaatgaaaaactatGAAATGCACATTTATAAATTGTTGTTCAGTAAATACTTGCTTAGCGCAGTCCCACTTTTCACGAAACTCGACATAACAAGTCTTTGGCCTCttgaaaaaatttatatgtatatttcttAATGTTTTCGGACATATTTTCCCAAGGTCAGATAGGCAAATGCTTGTGAATGTAACATCCAATGTGataagatttttgaaatttttcataCAGGGCTCAAGAGCCGCTGGTGTAATATCAGGAACACCACTCAAATTCAACTCATGAACATGTTTAGCTACATCTAAAAATAGATCTAGCTTTAGACTACGAATAGTCGCTAGGGTGCTTCGGgataaactaatatttttaaaattaataggtacaaaGAAACCCCTTACTTTTAAACTAGTATTGTATAAATTTAGTTTTGATTTCGtatctaaataatttatcactgtTATCCATATTTCAGGTggtaaatttattaaattcattGCGGTTGTTTTTGTCCAAGTTATACTatgaatcaaaataataattcgtAGGACTTCTTACATCCATGCTTGATTACCACAGTTTTGATAGATTTAAGAAGTGACGATCAGTGACAGTCACAatccaaatatttttcaatttacgaaaaaaaatttaaaaatattctttgCACTAAGTAGGTCTCATAGGTCTAAAGTACCTTGGTAGAAACATGGtagaaatacatatatttttgattaaaatatatacttacttacctacctataatactttttcttttcctttattttatttatttatgtatgttgttccttaaattctagggctcttatgcaactccacttacgggcagtcacagcatacattaacataaacataagtcgtacagtaaaatataaaatataatgtaatagctaacctaaggactatgaaaaaatacctaagttataaattttaaaagaatataataacgcaataattataataacgcaataattaatataattatgcgGCACAACATAGTCTCCAGGTGATGCTGAATACCATATACCTGATGTGTGTAATTTATCTATTGGTGtgcttaataaaaaaagtagggatttctacttttttattgaaatgCTTTGATCTTGAATTctattcacacacacacacaacccccacccacccacccacccacacacacacacacacacacacgttataatattagtgcgataaTAAAGCTAGGTTCACATTATTGTGTCTGGGTGTTGCGGCACACCACAATAATATTGTGATACCCCACACACATACACTGGTACATATAAATCGCAATTGTTTAGGCCGTTAGTCTCGCCATGATTGTAATTAAACCGACCGATTTGAATAGCAAAGCGgagcaatttttattttacacgaaACCGATGCTATCGCGTAATTAACAGTACCGTTTAGTTGACGCCGTAAACGATTTCAGTGCTTTTTTATGTCCCAATCCTTTTGAACTGCTTTTGAATGTCCCCAAAAAacgttcctttttaacccccgacccaaaaagagggatgttataagtttgacgtgtgtatctgtgtatctgtctgtggcgtcgtagctcctacactaatgaaccgattttaattttttttttgttcgaaaggtggcttgatcgagagtgttcttagctataatccaagaaaatcggttcagccgtttgaagtttgaaccttcacttgtcgggggtgttaaacatttttaatttacactcgttagATAATTTTTCTCACTAGCGTATACCCAGGTGTGCTACTACGTAAGAaaacatcttcgcattattgcctctCTAGTCAAACCAGTTTGGAGCACATTAGTTGGATAGTTTCTAAGTCAATACttatgtacttaggtacataagtagaaatatttttgtgttttatcatAATACTCCGAGTATTTTAAGAAGATTACTGAAGGTCGTCAATTCTTGTCAATTCATCACATAATGGTAAGAGTTTCACTGTTTCACTAGTTAACGCATCCAACGTCCAATTAATTTCacaactacataatataatgcctaattaaaaacaaatccaGCACTGCATAAATATAACTCGTAAATTGTTAATTAGCAAactaatttacttaaataattcaGTCTAATGATTTCAAGCtcatttcgtggtttaacgacatttttaacccccgacccaaaaagaggggtgttataagtttgacaagTGTATCTgcgtatatgtctgtggcatcgtagctcctaaactaataaaccgattttaatttagttttttatgtttgaaaggtggctaaatcgagagtgttcttagctataatccaagaaaatcggttcagccgtttgagagtcagctcttttcttgttactgtaacctttacttgtcgggggtattataaatttttaatttacagttgtgtatatagtacatattattagtgtattaatatgttaatataaagtaaagtaaaagtagaatattctttattgtacaccaagataaaattataaatatataaaattataacaaaatggattcctgtacaaaaggcggccttatcgctaaaatagcgatctcttccaggcaaccttagggtgaggagataataaaaattaaagaaaatggaaggggtgtactaataaaatattagtacACCCTTATTAGTATTAGGTATATGGTTTAGTTTATTAAGCTAGTAGTATTTAGGTTTATATTATGCCTACACCACCtcccatacctacctacctacaccatatacctacaatttaataaacagATACATACATACTCATATCACAGGTATTAGCAAAGTTCACCGCTTGCAATTGACATTGTAGGCCCATGAAATGGGAGCACTAGATTACTATCGGGGCAGTGCATTAAAGTGAGCAATTATGTGTAGATATAATGGAGATATCCTCTATTTGCGCGTTCATGTAGGCACTAGTGTTGATTTACTTTTTCCATCGCCTGCCATCGGTACATTCATTTGAAAGCATATATTTACTGAGCAAACTTTATGTTACAAAACATAAAAGGTTACGAACAACGGTAAAAAATTGCTAACTACAAATTGTTTTGCGCCGTTGTTTCGTAGAATGAAAACTTGAAAATTATTAGCTACTTAGGTaccatatatattttttttcctgaaattattaggtactgaAATTATTAGATGCTTAGCTTGTACTTTATTTCTTTTAACTGTTTTGTTCATTAATTGTGggctacctacataatattttgtacagcTATATCTTTTAAATCTTTTAACAAGACAAATTTTACgtagataaaattaattgttacaattttatagagaaactagctgatgcccgcgacttcgttcgcgtggatgtagtttttaaaaatcccgtgggaactctttgattttccgggataaaagtagcctatgtgctaatccagactataatctatctccattctaaatttcagcccaatccgtccagtagtttttgcgtgaaggagtaacaaacatacacacacacacacacacacacacacacacacacacacacacacacacacacacacacacacacacacacacacacacacacacacacacacaaactttcgcctttgtaatattaagtgtgaagtatTTTAAGGGTCGCCATTTTTTGAAGAATATTCAAAATCCAAGGTGTCAAAGGGCGCGTCTATTCTATTTGTATAAAAGTAGGTCAAAGCTAGGAAAAAGATGTtaggtagataatattacctAGTTACATGCCATCAATTAATTAGGCCAGAAAACTACATTAGGCTCACGCGTCAAGGAAGCCTATTATCGCAGAAGGATCGAAAGTAGTtacctaattataaataatttgacatagaaaaaaaaacgaacAAACATCACTGATATGCTTAATTACATACTAAACACAGTTTAATTAGTCTGGAATTTCGTATTTATGTTTCATTGATTTCATatcatctttttaacccccgagtcccgacccaaaaagaggggtgttataagtttgacgtgtgtatctgtgtatctgtgtatctgtctgtggcctcgtagcgcctaaacgaatgaaccgattttaatttagtttttttttgttttagaacGAAAATGAAAGTAGGTGCATTTGTTTATTTGTCCCTAACGCGTtcctacatcattaaaaaactaCTTAGGTAAATCAAAATCATCCGCGtgggagctacgataccacggacagacacacagacacacgtcaaacttgcaacacccctcgttttgtgtaaaatttttaGATATTATGCTAATTAACAGATGaatatttaatactttttaacccccgacccaaaaagtggggtgttataagtgtgacgtgtgtatctgtgtatctgtctgtggcatcgcaactcctaaacgaatgaaccgattttaatgtagtttttttttggttgaaaggtgacttgatcgagagtgttcttagctacaatcgaagaaaatcgattcagccgtttgaaagttataagctcttttctagttttcttatagaggtttttgtgtcgggggttttttaaattttgagttattagagTGAATCAATGAATGAGTTTACTCAACGGTTAAACTAATCAGTTGAATAATTAATGGGAACGAGCGAGTTTATCTGACCTAATGCTAAGCGCAGCTTATTCCAAGTAATCATTTGCATGCCACATTACATGAACTTGTATTTctctaactacctacctaggtggGTATTAGTTTCCTTACACTTCCgttaagttttgtattttgagATCGTGAGACTCGCAATTTATCATATCTGTAAAGTAAAAAGGTAAGTATGTCAAACGTTCTTATTAAAATGAAACATATACAAATGGATTCTATTATTTCAATCAAAACTATTGGTACCGGAATAGTAGTAACAAACACCGTTTTCGACGTACTGACTACTGGTATAAGAGCTAGTGATTCTAAGCCAACTGGTGGGACCAAAACTGTATTTTTACTTGGAGGAGTAAAACAAATCAGAGTTTCCTAAAAGGCATATTACGCTACACAGCTTGGTAtgcctttttaaaaataacattttttttctaagaaAACCATTAACAAATCCTAAAACGCAAATTGAAATCTTTATCTTTAATTAAATTAGATCTCGATTTATTAAAAATGTACAAatttactacttatattattCTATTTCTTCAATTTGATGAAATTCCGATTAATAActtatgtaaattaataatttataacacccccgacaagtgaaggttacatacagtaactagaaaagagctgataactttcaaatggctgaaccgattttcttggattatagctaaaaacactctcgatcaaacgatgccacagtcagatacagAAATagtacacgtcaaacttataacacccctctttttgggtcgggggttaaatagcgCTCTACGATGGACAATAACTGGTTCCCGGCTCTCGACCTACACGGGAGATCGTATCGTCCGCGGCCTGGTAATTAGTCGTTTCATTTTACTCGCCGCGATAACGTTGCACGCTTTGTATGcacttttttataattaattccTTTGTATCGATTGATTCGTTTTAATGCTCACCTCGCTTGCGTGCGCTTTAAgcgttttattacttttttccaTATACAGACACGTACTTACTTAAGTTTGCTTAAAGCTGTATTTATGTATTAAAgttattttgtaaagtggtgataaaaaaaagaatacccggctgagtttgttgtgggctcttctcagacttgggaactctcgtagctttaattttaagtaacgtaattaattatcaccactatacacaaatttaacaatttcgaccatcaaaaggagtacaattgtacctactttggataaatgattttgacttagactttgactttatgttatacctacatcatcatgatcaacccattgccggcccactactgagcgcgggtctcctctcagaatgaaaagggcttaggccatCATTGGTAGACAAGTTCCCATACTAAGTGAGCGATTTGacctttgataaaaagttgctgttTGACCTAGAAGCACCATCCCTacagcatatttttttttaattatctaatATATGCTTAAGAAGTCTGTTTTTGACACAACAACAAgtgtacttatattaaaaatttataacacccccgacaagtgaaggttacagtaacaactagaaaagagctgataacttacaaacggctgaaacgaatttcttggattataggtaagaacactctcgatcaagccacctttcaaacaaaacaactaaattaaagtcggttcattcgtttaggagttacgatgccacagacagatacacagacacacgccaaacttataacacccctctttttgggtcgggggttaaaaaaccactaaggtttactCGGTTTGCTATTGATATGTGTGATATCCGTCCATTTATCAATAGggtattaatatacctacattatttatAGAATCACTAGGTAATGTAACAAGATTGTTCTAcctaatttttcaaaaattatattatatttttgtagctATGCATTTTCACCAATCAGAggcgattgcgatcgtcacactttAGTTATTTTAAGGCTTGGCTCTTTCTGGAATTAGGACATATTATAGaaatatgttattatttatttcaactctctaaaGTTTccatatcattttattattacctgCAATGAGGTTAGCAGTGCCGTCGTGCGCACGCGCATCACTTTTGACACGCAAATTGAATAATGCGGGAAACGGTGCACATTGTTCTGCCAGAGTCGCCCGtttgtcagctcttttcaatTTTAATCCACCATTTGTGGAATTATGGATATGTAATGGACGTTTCGCGGTTAGCTACCTCCGAGTGCGTGACGCCATTTTGTAGTTTCATTGTTCCAAAATTAAGAGAGGTTTCATTCGTAGTGCACTCCTGACTAACGTATTTTGGCTCCTATTTGAATAGGTATCGTCttctctctctgggctggtttccgcacttaaacgtttccgtctgttgtgcgtgcgttgcccctccccgccgaagtagTGAA from Maniola jurtina chromosome 4, ilManJurt1.1, whole genome shotgun sequence harbors:
- the LOC123864746 gene encoding uncharacterized protein LOC123864746; its protein translation is MNLINLPPEIWITVINYLDTKSKLNLYNTSLKVRGFFVPINFKNISLSRSTLATIRSLKLDLFLDVAKHVHELNLSGVPDITPAALEPCMKNFKNLITLDVTFTSICLSDLGKICPKTLRNIHINFFKRPKTCYVEFREKWDCAKQVFTEQQFINVHFIVFHFMSSFFPLLFLNELPRIEYLKVDVMDAHKYYLEGEYYPEKLTNINFSRLRYSFYNCHAALKQQLQIDFEKVEYICMTYSKKIVIYVSPIFKHLFPNNSILTVKVKNILPSSVIQENAIFHAWNKSTTTFDEKLFKSILEDYKDCFPMYICMHNILRRDKINVSTNWYCLDESNSFEKIVKYNAKKVTCTDKMTIPTLIKFDEWDRIRNITFLRISNLYFGEDSILLLFSNCKRIVTLDIYNYYNPTNSSLDYMTPLSKAMEHL